From one Catharus ustulatus isolate bCatUst1 chromosome 1, bCatUst1.pri.v2, whole genome shotgun sequence genomic stretch:
- the SLC25A40 gene encoding solute carrier family 25 member 40 isoform X8, with protein MAEMGDINVQKLTIVQQAIASCCGAIITSLFVTPLDVIKTRLQAQSNPFHKGKYFVYSSGLTDRVYVCENGDSKAWHKKPGNFKGTLDAFVKIVRIEGIKSLWSGLPPTLIMTVPTTTIYFTCYDQLSEALRNRPGKHDEHIPVIAGSLSRFGSATVVSPLELIRTQMQYRRWSYKELYLCISTRLAVDGWISLWEGWTSTILRDVPFSAMYWYNYERFKKMMCKEVGANEPTFFVSFTSGAASGSIAAVVTQPFDVVKTYRQTQLWESETLKKGP; from the exons ATGGCTGAAATGGGTGATATCAACGTACAAAAACTAACCATTGTTCAGCAAGCAATAGCCTCTTGTTGTGGAGCTATAATTACCTCATTATTTG TAACTCCTTTAGATGTTATCAAAACTCGACTGCAAGCCCAAAGCAATCCATTCCATAAAG GAAAGTATTTTGTATACTCCAGTGGTCTTACGGATCGTGTATATGTTTGTGAAAATGGGGACAGCAAAGCCTGGCATAAAAAACCTGGCAATTTCAAAGGGACATTG GATGCATTTGTGAAAATTGTTCGAATAGAGGGAATTAAGTCGCTGTGGAGTGGGCTTCCACCAACACT AATAATGACAGTTCCTACCACAACAATCTATTTTACGTGTTATGACCAGCTGTCTGAAGCTTTGAGAAATAGACCAGGAAAGCATGATGAGCACATTCCAGTTATTGCAGGTTCCTTAAGCAGAT TCGGTTCTGCTACTGTGGTGAGTCCCCTGGAGCTGATCAGAACTCAAATGCAGTATCGCAGGTGGTCCTACAAGGAGCTGTACCTGTGTATCAGCACCAGATTGGCTGTGGATGGGTGGATCTCCCTGTGGGAGGGCTGGACTTCTACTATTCTGAGAGATGTACCTTTCTCAG CAATGTATTGGTATAATTATGAACGTTTCAAGAAGATGATGTGCAAGGAAGTTGGTGCAAATGAACctacattttttgtttcttttacttCAGGAGCAGCATCTGGCTCT ATTGCAGCTGTCGTAACTCAACCATTTGATGTAGTGAAAACATATAGGCAGACTCAACTTTGGGAGAGTGAGACCTTAAAAA AGGGACCGTAA